A window of Labeo rohita strain BAU-BD-2019 unplaced genomic scaffold, IGBB_LRoh.1.0 scaffold_142, whole genome shotgun sequence genomic DNA:
ATTCACAACAGTATTCAATGATTTATAATTTGAGCTGACTGAAATATCAGTTGTATGTCATATTTGTGAGGTCACAGAAAAAATACTGTCTACTATACACACTAACTTGTTCagatggctttttttttctggatatATCCCTTGTAGGATCTCTTTTACATAGTCCTAAAAACAAGCACAACCGCTAAAgtacaatgaataaataaagcacaaaaaatatgtgaatgtaaatatgacattttatgtGTCAAACAGAGATGGCGACAGAGAGTCCAAAGTTCCCCAGTgcacttttttaataatactaataatattttaagatttcaGTGCATGTTACAATGATTTGTTGAAATTATTTTCAGACTCTTCTTCTTGTGGGACGTCTGTTATGTGGACTGCATATATTGGGCAAACAATCACTTTCCACTGTAAATATGATCATAAGTTTAAAACACACACCAAAGTCTTCTACAGACTGAACGTTGGTCCTGTCCATGTGCTGAACAGCTCACAATCATCACAATCATCTGAGGAGAAGTTCATCCTGTCTGACAGTCAGAAAGATCATTTTAATGTGACCATCAGAGACATTTCTACAGCAGACAGTGGAGTTTATTTATGTGGAGTGGAGAGACACGGATCAGATGATCAACCTTCAGAAACATCAATTACTCACATCACCTTCATTAAAGAGATTCATCTGAATGTTTCTAGTGAGTTTAGCTTCTTTTTGAtgataaataagaaatgtaaatCCTCCCTGActgttaataatgtaataaatcttGCAGGTCAAATAACATCTGTTCAGGTTGAGGCCTACATCAGTAAATCAGTCTTCATCAAGTGTAAATTTCCACAAAATTCAAAGGAAACAAGAAATTCATCCAGAAAGATTCATCACAGAAGATCCCTGTTGATGAACAGAATCAATGGGTCCATCATGATAAAGTGCACATGTATGATGATACCAGTGGAGGAGTTTTGAAGGTTTTTATCAGTGATTTAACTGAAGCTGATGAAGTGACGTACAGGTGtggagtgaatatcaataatgaTGAAGATCTGTTCACTGAGATCAAACTGACAGTCAATCAAGGTAAAGAGCttctttttggacactttctaGCAGTTGAAATGAGAAAAGATTTGAAATGtcttatttgtgtgtgtgtgtgtatagttgATCATTTTCATCCATCAAGCAAATCAGCTGCTGTTATTGGTGAAAGTGTGAAACTCACCTGTAATTACCCTGAGAAACACGACGAGACCATCAAACACATCTGCAAAGAGAACAACAAGAAGATCTGTCAAAACATCAGTTCATCAGAGAAGAAGCGCTTTGAGTTTTCTGACAGTACAGCAGGAGTTTTTACAGTGATCATCAGTAATGTGAGCTGGAGAGATGCTGGAGTTTACTGGTGTGGAGCAGaaaccaaacacaaacatgtgaCTTCTGTTTCTCTCACCAATAaacatgaactaacattaaccaGTATGTACAGTAATCATAAACCATACAGttcaataatatatacatttattttacagtgtataaataCGTCTCCATTCTCTTTGACTATTAGTGCCTCCAGTGGTCGGACGTGAAGGAGATTCAGCTGAGATCAAATGCCCTTATgatgcaaaatatgcaaaagaaataaaacatctGTGCAAAGGAAAGTGTTTCACTGAAGATGCTCAAAATATCATTCAATCAGATGAAGATCATGttaaaaaaccaaagatttcAGTAAAGAACGACACTGAACTCAATCTCTTCACTGTGACCATGACTGAGCTGAGAGCAGAGGATGCTGGGAAATACTGGTGTGCAGTGAAAGACGTGTTTAATCTTCCCATTGAGCTCATGATCGTCATGAAGGACGGTGAGGCTGTTTATTTGGGATTAATCTCAATGTTTCTGATCATTTTGTTCTCAAACTCCTCATATTTAATGTTGTGTTGTTCAGTGATCACTCATGAGGCGTCTGTCGGAGGATCAGCGTCCATCAGCTGTAAATACATCAGGAATCAAAATCAGGGTTTTTTCTGTAGAGGAGATCAGATCAATATCTGCGTCAGAGACGGAGTTCGTGTTTCATCAAATAACAGGATAAACGGCAGATTCTCTCTGACTGATGAAACCTCTGCTGGAGTCTTTACTGTGAACATCAGCAATCTGACAGCAGAGGATTCTGGGAAATACTGGTGTGGAGAGGAGAATTCTGGGTCCTTCATACTCACTGAAGTTCAGCTACATGTGAAAGGAGGTAAAACAGTCAATTAAGGGGATCGTTTAACAAGAAATTAAAAAGATCTTTCTtcagatgaaaacaaaaatatatttagtgtatttttttgttttgttttgttttgttttgtttttgctatgaAAATCAGTCCTGTCTGGTTGAACATCTTGAGtgaaagtaaataatgactttacGAATGCACTTTAAGAAGAGTTTCTGTAATTTTCCATATTGATTTTCCAAGTGTTTCCAATAGACATTGcaatgtttattgttttagtcATGCTGTCAGGGAAGACAAGGAATTTGCCAAGTTAAGCTGTAGATGATGACAATGTCCATGGCGAGAAAACTACAGCACCTTTTCCAGGTTTTGACAGtgaaatgaaagatagagctgcatgtcatcagcatagcagtggtaaGAGAAGCCATGTGCCTGTTTTGATGGGCCCCAGTGATGTAGTGTAAATGGAGAAGACAGGGGTCCAGAACAAAAACCCTTGTGGAACCCCAGTGGCCAGATGATGTGCTTTAGAAACCTCCCCTCCCCAGGCCACCCTGAAAGACCTAGTGAGATAGGATTCAAACCAGCGAAGAGGAATCCCTGTGATACCCAGTGATGAGAGGGTGGACAAGAGTATCTGATGATTGACTTCAAACAATCAGATTTTGTCCAGCAAAATGAGTACTGATGATCTGTGAATCAGCTTTTTGCAGATACAAGGCTTCAGTAACTGACAGTAGTATTTCAGGGTTTCTGAACCCTGACTGGTTAGCCCAATGAACCATTTTCCTGCAGTGATACCTGTTTAACTCCAACGTTGAGTGTTTCTGTTATGAATGGAAGGAAAATGGATCTCTATAAGTGAAGTGTTTAATGTAGGTTTTTTGAGCGGTTTATTCAGCCTGCTTGATTGGGTATTTTCAGAAATGTTGATGATGTGACAAGTGCTGGTAAAAGTGTAGGACAAAGAAAGAGTCTGGTAAGTCTGGTCCTCAGGTGAACTGGGATAGGATCAGTGGGCATGTTGTAGGATGGCTGGAAAAGATGTTGGAATTTTCAGAAGGGGACAGAAGGAGAACAGTGGGGTGTTACTGTGGATGTTGTCTGTATTAGTTCCTTACGTGTGCTGTTGTAGTTTTGTTGGTTAAGAAATGACCTCATCTGAcaccaaaaagaaaacagagtcCATGAAACAGAAAAGCCTGGTAAGTTTCCACCAACTTTTTTGTGTCTGGAGTTGTTGTTATCTTGTTCTTGCACATATTCAGACAGATTTGACACTGGTGACACCaaacatcacttttttttctgttttgcagaATGTTTCTGTTTTAGCCTATAGCTATGCAAATGgccaaatatataaatagatgtTTGAGTTGGAATTTATCTAGTAAAatactgaattttatttatttaagaattaccttttatttaaaaaaaattacatctctgacaaaaaaaggaaacagtccagaaaacagaaaaacctGATAAGATCCACCAAGTCATTTTTCGTTATGCTTCTGTCCTTGCACATATTTAGACAGGGTTGAGCAAATGATGATAGACACTGTATTATtttccatgcatttatttaaccatttaaagcAGCATGTTGTGGTAAagtctaaataaatatttctgatttttatataa
This region includes:
- the LOC127158258 gene encoding polymeric immunoglobulin receptor-like; the protein is MYDDTSGGVLKVFISDLTEADEVTYRCGVNINNDEDLFTEIKLTVNQVDHFHPSSKSAAVIGESVKLTCNYPEKHDETIKHICKENNKKICQNISSSEKKRFEFSDSTAGVFTVIISNVSWRDAGVYWCGAETKHKHVTSVSLTNKHELTLTMPPVVGREGDSAEIKCPYDAKYAKEIKHLCKGKCFTEDAQNIIQSDEDHVKKPKISVKNDTELNLFTVTMTELRAEDAGKYWCAVKDVFNLPIELMIVMKDVITHEASVGGSASISCKYIRNQNQGFFCRGDQINICVRDGVRVSSNNRINGRFSLTDETSAGVFTVNISNLTAEDSGKYWCGEENSGSFILTEVQLHVKGEMTSSDTKKETTQKTETSGEIQQLLFSV